From the genome of Carnobacterium viridans:
ATAAATTGCATTATAACGAGCTTCATACGGATTAATAGGTTGGATATCGATAGTTGAAAATCCACTTTCTTCCAATAAATCCTTTGTTCGATCCAAACGATGCTTGCGTCTTCTTTTTAATCGTCGTGAACTTCTAAATGAGCGTCTGTCCTCATTAGCGTTTCTAGTGGCTTCTTCAAATAAACGGACACCAGCATCTTTAATATCACCAGTTTCTTCATCAATGATTCCCCAACCGACACTAGAAATACCAATATCCAAACCTAAAATTAACTTTGTCATAAAAATCCTCCTTCTACTATTTATTTATGATGTTATTATACCATCGAAAGATCAAACTAAACCATTTTTTTTGAACCGGTTACAATTTTTAAAAATGAGTCAGCTTTACATGCTTGCCAATATATTTAAATAGAAAATTAAAGACATATACGTAGAACTAGTTAAATATCCTACTAAATATGAACAAAATATGGCTAAATATGCAAAACGCGCGTTTCTTAAATGAAAAACAATATGTAATCGATTGCAGAAATGAAAATGTAATAATACCGATGAGTTTGTTAAAGAATTAACATCATATTTTTGTGATTACTATGCTATACTAATCTGCGTGAGAGAAATAAAAGGGTATAAAAAACCACGGAGGGTATGCTTTGAATAAGAAATTGATAACTGGGATGATTGCAGCATTGTTATTTGCAACTCCAATTATAATGCCGACCGCGACAGAAGCAGCGAGCATTTCAGAACTTGAAAATCAAAAAGCAGAATTAGAAAACAAATCAGCTGACTTAAACTCAAAAATCCAATCTCAAGAAGAAACCTTAAATAACCTAGAATCTGAAAAAGCAAATCTTGAATCAGAAGTTGAAAAATTACAAACGAATATCGATACTGTGGTACTAGAACTGAAAGTACAAGAGCAAAAATTAGCTGACTCAAAAGCTAAGATTGAAAAATTAAAAGCAGAGATTGAAAAATTAAAAGATCTTATCGCTAGACGTGAAGAGAAATTAGAACATCAAGCTAGAAATGTACAAACAGATGGCAGTACTTCTAATATGGTTGATTTAGTATTATCTGCAGAAAGTTTGTCAGATTTAATCGGGCGTGTAGGTGTAGTAAACCAATTAGTTTCTGCAAACAAAGATATTGTTACTCAACAAGAGAATGATAAAAAAGAAGTAGAAAAGAATGAAAAAGCAGCACAAGATGAAAAAGTTGCAATTGAATCATTAAAAGCTGAAATTGAAGTAAATAAAAATAACTTGGTTGCTCAAAAAGCAGAATTAGATGACAAGATTGTTCAAGTAGCAACTAAATACGATATGACAGAATCTGAAAAAAATGAATTTGTTAAAGAACAAGC
Proteins encoded in this window:
- a CDS encoding murein hydrolase activator EnvC family protein; translated protein: MNKKLITGMIAALLFATPIIMPTATEAASISELENQKAELENKSADLNSKIQSQEETLNNLESEKANLESEVEKLQTNIDTVVLELKVQEQKLADSKAKIEKLKAEIEKLKDLIARREEKLEHQARNVQTDGSTSNMVDLVLSAESLSDLIGRVGVVNQLVSANKDIVTQQENDKKEVEKNEKAAQDEKVAIESLKAEIEVNKNNLVAQKAELDDKIVQVATKYDMTESEKNEFVKEQAVIATQTSVLSSELQEERQRIIAEEEKAQAAAKKAEAEAEAKAAQAEAKAAETKQTTSSSSQAQSSNKTQASTQSSSNSSGFINPSGGYTTSSYGYRIHPITGVNKLHGGIDFGGGGPIVAAQSGTVVFAGYHSDWGYYVKIDHGNGVQTLYAHMVSGSLLVTAGQQVSQGQQIGTMGTTGSSTGVHLHFEVYVNGSRVDPAGYL